In one Verrucomicrobiia bacterium genomic region, the following are encoded:
- a CDS encoding M20/M25/M40 family metallo-hydrolase, with protein METASLALPDKSLLKRHLERVAVPRDVFQNPDGLAAVRDYVESELAQLGYRVTRDPFDLNGAPAQNLIARKAASREGAYFMIGAHFDAVPGTPGADDNASGVAAMLEAARILAPHKASDKIDFVAFDGEEYGMAGSEHLSRALKVQGAALGGMISLEMVGYTSSAPGSQKIPAILKPFYPDTGNFLALVGDLGSIPLLAKAKTAFRATPLGKSGARALVLPAKGWVFPACRLSDHSPFWDRGYPALLVTDTSFFRNPHYHLPADNIATLDLDFMASAAEGAARLALAVVDSF; from the coding sequence ATGGAGACCGCAAGCCTCGCACTCCCGGACAAGAGCCTGCTGAAACGGCACTTGGAGCGCGTCGCCGTCCCGCGCGACGTGTTCCAGAATCCGGACGGCCTTGCCGCAGTGCGCGATTACGTGGAAAGCGAGCTGGCTCAGCTGGGCTACCGCGTGACGCGGGACCCCTTTGACCTGAACGGCGCGCCCGCGCAGAACCTGATCGCGCGCAAGGCCGCTTCGCGCGAAGGCGCGTACTTCATGATCGGCGCGCACTTCGACGCCGTGCCCGGCACGCCGGGCGCGGATGACAACGCGAGCGGCGTGGCCGCGATGCTGGAAGCCGCGCGCATTCTGGCGCCGCACAAGGCCTCGGACAAAATCGATTTCGTGGCCTTCGACGGCGAAGAGTACGGCATGGCCGGCAGCGAGCACCTGTCGCGCGCGCTGAAAGTTCAGGGCGCGGCGCTCGGCGGCATGATCTCTCTCGAGATGGTCGGCTACACGAGCAGCGCGCCCGGCTCCCAGAAAATCCCGGCGATTCTCAAACCGTTTTATCCGGACACGGGAAATTTTCTCGCGCTGGTCGGCGATCTCGGTTCGATTCCGCTGCTCGCGAAAGCAAAAACCGCCTTCCGCGCCACGCCGCTCGGAAAATCCGGCGCGCGTGCGCTCGTCCTTCCCGCCAAAGGATGGGTTTTTCCCGCATGCCGGCTCTCCGACCACTCGCCTTTCTGGGACCGCGGCTATCCCGCGCTTCTTGTCACCGACACTTCTTTTTTTCGCAATCCGCATTATCATCTTCCCGCGGATAACATCGCGACGCTCGACTTGGATTTCATGGCCTCCGCCGCGGAGGGCGCGGCGCGCCTCGCTCTTGCCGTAGTTGATTCATTTTAA